In Fibrobacter sp. UWB15, the following proteins share a genomic window:
- a CDS encoding transposase, with protein MAKVNYNSETREQVIKLVLKGEKSANQIAKELGIGPNTVGRWVNEYRKEHNLPSYREERRIRKVSVEELATKNRELEKLLKKREKELADEKETVEILKKSLHIFMRPHD; from the coding sequence ATGGCAAAAGTCAACTACAACTCCGAGACAAGGGAACAAGTCATCAAACTGGTCCTGAAAGGCGAAAAGTCCGCAAATCAGATAGCCAAGGAACTCGGAATAGGGCCAAATACGGTCGGTAGGTGGGTAAACGAGTACCGCAAGGAACACAACCTGCCGAGCTATCGCGAGGAACGGCGCATCCGCAAGGTGTCCGTCGAGGAACTCGCCACCAAGAATAGGGAACTGGAGAAGCTCCTGAAGAAACGCGAAAAGGAACTCGCGGACGAGAAGGAGACGGTAGAGATCCTAAAAAAATCCCTGCACATCTTTATGCGACCACACGACTGA